The Ananas comosus cultivar F153 linkage group 6, ASM154086v1, whole genome shotgun sequence genome segment agttgtttttaatgtcACTTTCAAAATCGACAAACTTGGAACACGGAGGCTTCgtcttccagaagcataccagcccactatatCTATTAATTGAAGCTCTCTATGGCTTTTAACAAGTATCAAGTTTGTGGCTTGtatatttttaaccattggattaagagatgtgcggatAGATATGTGGGCCAaactagggttgagtgggtggttggttgaatagtatagatctaacggttgaaaatgatttaGGAGTAGATCGTAACGGTAAAAATTTTACAACACCAAGTGCTGTGCTTGTACAGCACTatgctggactatatatatatatatatatatatatatatatatatatatatatatattttttggagtAGTGGGCGCGAAAATATCTGGAATGTCACGTGACGCATGTAGTAGtcgataaaaaattctaattctgAGGCACGAATTTTAGAGCTACGTGTTGAGGAGTGCGATGCGGTAACGGACGGTGCGCGCTCGCCGGGAGCGTGCAATGATGCGTTTTTCCCGCGAGGCCCGGATCACATGAGAGCCATAAATGGGCCATGGTCCCATCGGCCCATGGGCACGCCCACCGCGCCCCGTCACGTGGACGTACGTCGTGGACCTCTTTGCCAGGAGGACACGTGGCACTGCCGGATTGGCCACTTTCCATTCCTtcacgggaaaaaaaaaagcaaaaaagaaaaatcatccGTAACATCCGGATGAAGTGAAAGCGGCCGAATTGCGGGCTTGTTATTCTAATGATGATTAATTACGGGCTCTAATCTCTCTATTAAAAATCTTAATTTCCGAACGTGGGCTCAATatagtaatagtaataatattactattgtttattattaattattattgttattattttggaGTATTAACAAAAAATGTAGGCGTTGAGATTGTGCTAAAAGGTCGTCGAATTGACAAGATAATGCCCAGGACGAGTTGTAGCGCCCCctctttagacataaaggggacAAAGGCATCTTTTGTGCCTAGagtaatattttctttaaaaataaataataataaattttttttaccgcATGAgatgtaagagagagagagagagagagagagagagagagagagagagagatggtgtgAGGAGTCCCCTGATTTCGCCACGTGCTGAGCAGTGAGAGGGGCTGTGGTATGGTGAGCCCATAGGCCCTCTCAGCTATTGGGCCGGGTGGTGGGCCCAGCAtgggaaaagaaggagaaaggtTGGGGGGGGGGACATGTAGGGCCTAAGAGTTTGGTTTATATGTGtgtttctcttctctcctcaaGCCTCTCAAACTCTTTTCTCCTCCGGTCCCTTCCCATTAACCTCTCCCTCCTCTTGTCTCGAGTGCTCCTCCCCTATAAACTTCCCCTCCCTCGCTCTCCCTTTCTGTCTCTCTCACATCGATCTCCTTCGCTCCGCGACGATGTCGAGCCGGAGGTCGACAAGGATCACCGAAGAGGAGATCAGCGAGCTCATCTCCAAGCTCCAGTCGCTGCTTCCGGAGGGCCGCCGCAGAGGCAACAGCCGGGTATTAACAATCTCAAGTCTCTCGAAGTAAAGCAccatacaaatataaatatatattttagttagAACATTTTGCTTGTaactttacttttatattatgatgatgatgatgatgatgatgatgatgataatgatgatgatataaaataataagatgCAGGCTTCGGCGACGAAGCTGCTGAAGGAGACGTGCAACTACATCAAGAGCCTGCACCGCGAGGTCGACGACCTCAGCGACCGCCTCTCCGACCTGATGGCCGGCATGGACAACGACAGCGCCCAGGCCGAGATCATCCGGAGCCTCCTCCGGTCCTGAgcgccgtgccgtgccgtgctgtGCTGTGCTGCGCCGCCAAGTTAGCCCCTCCAACGTACCACTCCTAATagataaatctatatatatatttataagctTCTAGGGTAACTAGATCTCATTAATGTACGTACTTATATATTAGATCCTAGCTAGGCTTTATAATGCCGTAGCATTAGCTCTCCATTCCctacctcttcttctccttttcctcttttttttttttttttttttttttcaattttatgcACATCTTCTTTGAGGTGTGGCTCGAGTTGCTTCTACTATGGCAACCGACCAACCACTACTTAGGAAAATTATCATGTAATCCAGCTCTTACTCAGtttccattatatatatataaatatatatataaatataaaaccttattttatatatacatatatatatatgctcatttTCATGGCTCCTTCTTAGACTCCCTAGTTCAATCCGTACACATGTGAAAGGGGAGGtacttaataaaatatataactaccacataagtttttttttttttttttcctgaaaaatTCCTTTTACTCCTTAGTTCCTGTTTAAGACCCAACACCGGCTCTGTTTTTATTGTGTTCCGATGATTCTAACACCCCGGCGGGCAAAAAACCCACCAATAGGGTTTGCACACGTGGACGGTACGGAATAGTGGGTGGAGCGCGTACTGGGATTAGGCTGTACCTGTGGAGCAACGGAGGGGCGAGGATGTCGACCGAGGGAACTGATCTAACGGTTGGTGGCCTCCGAGGACGCCAAAATTGAAGGACGCGGGTCCCGAGAGTCAGGGCCTGCTGGGCTCAGAGCCCCAGTGCGGGGCCCACCACTGATTGGGGCTCGGTCCCCACCGTCCAATGAATAGTATCCTACGGTTGTAGCTAGTTAGTTGAACACGACAgttaaaaaaggcaaaaaaaaaaaaaaatcattaaacaaaaaatattagaaaatccTCGACACCgtaatatacaaatatattgaGATGATAATGGCATAATATGCCCCTACAAAAGGCTGTGCTGTACATGTAACGGGAGGGGTAAAAGAGTAAATAGAACAGAGAAAGGgccaaaaagaggaaaaataaaaaaataggggGTTAAATGGCGAATAAGATAAGGTgcgtgagttttttttttttttctttcttttatgcGCAGCCGTAAATGTATTTCGTTCGCAGCCCTGCACGGAAATTTGCAGAGATACGTCGTGTTAGGTCTGACCATTTAATTAAGGGCATTTCTGTAAATTCACCTGCTGATACGAGCGATTCTTCCGGTTCAATATGTAAGCAAGTCTAGAAGGATACCATCCGGAGCCCGCGACCGGGACAAAAATTTATACAGTGAATGCAATTACTTTGCTTACTATATAGTAATGTTCTGAATACCCAAAATGGGAACCGGTTTTTCCACACaccacaaaaatatatatatatatatatatatgtgtgtgtgtgtgtgtgtgtgtgtgtgtgtgtgtgtgtgttataaTTACAAAGCGATCCTTCCGCCCATTTGCCGACATGGATAGTTCGAATTTATACCATCAGATAAATAAATAGCGAAGCGTTCCCTCCGTCCATCTGTGGACGTGGACAGTTCGAATTTATCTTGTCGGACAAGCGACAATGTTATTTTGTATGCAAAATTCTTTTATGCATAGTATTTTTCACGTCCCTAGTGTTTTCTGTCACGGGAACTATAGAAGAATAGTGGCTTTCAACTAAACATTATGTATTTTGCCTTGAAAATGTATAAATGAGTTCTATAAGATTAAATTTCACAAACCTTTGGTTATGTGACATTCGAGATAAGTGATTattcaaaagatatatataGCTAGCTAATTTTATCAATACCATATAGCTAGTCATCGATTGTGCCGTGTGCAGTTGTATACAGAATTGTATTGTTGGtgcttaatattttaaattttaattctaattacTTTATACTTCTTACATATAGCTCGCTATCTTTCTCTCGAGAAAACGAATACCATACAGTCTAGTTGCATGATCTGACCATCCATTCAAATATAGCACTCATCTCCGCAAATTGAAGTGATCAAGCAAAATCCGTAGGATTGTTCAACGCTAGGTTGCTACACGCACAAGATGTCGAGGATTTGCTCGCGATAAATACCCTTCCTAGCAAATCAACCTAACCTCTttttctgcatttttttttaatataaaaattagtaatCTATTGCACGGTTTTGACAAGGTCACCTGGTGTTCATCCATTTTGTTACTCCACTGAAAATTCCACTGTAGAAATTTTTGGTCCCAGCGATGCAGCAGAAgagcaaataaaattttaaactcagATCATACTCAAAAGTAATCAACTCAAATTTCGAAATCAAGGCCTAAAGAGGCCGAATCAAAAACGAAATTAGGGAAACAAAGAAATGGCGATAGAGAGAGTGAGATATCGAGACGAAGCTAATAATCCACTCTACCTTCATCGCAAGGGCGATTCGACAGTGGCGTTGCTGCTGAGCGGCGAGGATCGGATCATGGGCCGTGAGCAGAGGATCGAATTCACGCTGGGGTTGAGTCGGAGGAGAACGAATCGATCCCGATCCGTCTCCCTCGCGCTCAACCCCTCCCCCTTCGCCTCCCCGATCCGCATCTCCTCCTCCCTGATCCGCCGCACCTGGTTGTGCACCGGCGCTCCGCCCCgcgcctctcctcctcctcctcctcctccgccgccgcaatTCGCCTGCTGGGATCCCTGCGGCTTCGTCTCCTCGATCGGGATCGTCGCCATGATCGGGGGGGCGTAAGGtctagggctagggtttcgaGAAGTATCGCCGATTCGTGAGCGCCCGCGTGTTACGATTTTAATTAGTAGCCTAGCCTAGTGTGGAAAGACGCGGAGAGGGGGCCGCCCCCGTTTTCCTTATAAACAAACCACGGCTTCACACGTGGAGACACGTGGCTCGAGTGGAGACCGGACACGTGTGGGAGGTAAGCAAGGAGGGTCGTCGCTTCGAAGCGACGTGGACGGTGACGTGGAGGAGCGGGGGGAGCGGATGCCGCGTAATAAAAGAGACGTTGGCgttacgctttttttttttctaaaatttcttaaatattatatatatataaatatatatatataattataattatatatataaataatatatatatatatatatatttatttaaatttttaaaagtacagcAAAGGTGGAGGAACGTGAATGGGTGAATTGGCTACGTAGATGGAGCGACGAAGCCACGTCATTGGAATCATAAACAGCACGAGATAACGCTACGTACGTACCCAAttgttttttgtttgaatttggtACCCATGTTGCAacgatattatattatatatatccattaaTTGAATATTGTAAATAACAACAAAGTTATCCATTCGAATGACTTGAGAAGACCTCGTATCCACTTATAAAGAGAGAtttttttgttctaaatagtttatatattattaatagtttaGACTTTGCGTCCGTAATAATATTACTAgacattcaaaaaaataaataaataaacaataaatattattttttaattattaataatattttaaccgCCCAATATATTAATGTTTTAATCTTTATAACGTAGATGATTTTATATTATCTGATGTGTCGGAGAATATTACGTTGGATAATTCATAGAATATTTCTTTCTGGAGGAGGTAAAGAAATTTCCAAGGGAGGTGTCGTGTGCAACACTTCCCAATGCCACGATATGGGATGAATCATGCTCCAATCATGTAATGTCATTTCAAGCTGATAAGCTTGAATCTAAATTAAAGGTactttagtaattttataaaatagagttggtgactgataaaaatatttttaatgtaaatttaACGATCCGATCCGCCAGTAACAATAATTCGTTTGACCAAATCACCAGTCCAAAGTATTTTAATTctgttattattactaatgtatCCATCACACGGATTTAAATTCgtgttagcaataataactgtTGGGTCAAACCATTGACCTAAAATGCTTAaatatagttattattattagtatatatatctgTCACTTATAAATCCATCAGATTCTTCCACATTATCCTATATATGTAGGATTATTGAGATATTCATAGGAAACCTAGCATgtaatatatcatataaaacAATAAGATATCATTCTTTAATAGCCcaagttttttaaaatagatagttattttatgttttatatttttttaacaagaTATGAAAGCAAGAGATTCTAATAAGTGTTTCTTTTGTAAGGTTTCGTTGGGAATTGTAGCGTTTGGAATTATAGAGAGATTATATTACGtacagtgagaaagtatgatgaaaaaataacatatttatTTCCGTACGAAATATTGCATTCTGCATATCTCGATGAGTCAGTTACGATACATTTTGTGCATTCTCACCGAAAGAACAAAAGCATatcattatatgcttttactccaactctattttatttaataggggcaattgcttatatactcctgaaaagttcccgactttccgatttaccccacttagaaggctaatattgaaaataccctctttacgttccaacctatttctaatatacccctagagttaaaatctgttaattaactccgttaactctgtaaaattactattttgccctttcaaatatactcttccacaatcactgactttcttatttacccttaaagtcaggggtacaaaaaatattttgacttttggtcttttccaatatacccctctaccgtcaccaacatttcttatttgccctttaactgtggtagatgtttaactcacgtttaacccaagttaacttaacaggagataactgtgaggatattttgcaataacagtggaacatatgaggggtattttagaaagaaaaaaaaataggtaaatcagatattttcaaatgtatgaggagtatataggtaattattccTATTTAACAATAAAGTGTAggtctcaatatcaaactaagcctaagacttcttcttcatttaatttttttttgtttattccaTGTCCGAATgcaatttgaatataaaactctctaataaattttgaatataattttggaCTAGGTTGCATACGGTgcattaattatatgtataattGGTAAGACAAATAAGGCCTTTTCTGATTCTGGAGGAAATCTAAGTAGGATCCTTATCGGGTATTAATTACTCCAGGATAAGATCAAACTCGGCTTGGAATCTTCAAATATCAATCCCGCGTGTCTTTGttgtctgttttttttttttttttttttttttttttttattatttctcttcccttttcgGCGAACTCGTGTGCGTCCGCAGAAATCGACCGGCCGAGGCCGNttttttttttttttttttttttttttttttgagaaaaaagaagTTAGGATTCAATCCGTTTtgtttatatgttttttaaataaaattaattaaaaatatgaaataaatatGCTTCAAAATTTGGGTCTTGGGACGGTCAGTGATGTGTCCCTGTTATCGTCACCTACTAGCGATTGCGTAATTCCGACTGCTGGAGTTGGGCTCCTCCTCTTGCAATTCTTACTGCAGCAATTAGAGTTAAGTACATCAACCAAtcaccaaatttatatttgcatgcagttacaactgcatTATAGTTGTAATCGCATACAACCAAATGGCCTCTTAGAGAAGCTGGGCAACACCCGATAGAATCCAAAGTATCTTAGACACAAGCTATTATATGTCTATGACCTTTATCAAAACATAAGCGTCACACAAAGAACACTAATCTAAGATCAGCTCATTATATAAAAACGAAACTTTTGGTTTAGTTAGTCTCTTCCTACCAATCAGGGCCTCTAGTTTTAGACAATTTTTTTGAAGCGGACTAAATTATTCACATGCTGGATTTGTTAAAGTATGCGTTCTAGATATATATGGCCCTGTTGGAGAATTTTGTACAACAGtagctacttttttttctttctttcttctttttttttttttttcaaatataggTGTGAATCGCGGCAAGAGATGGATCGTCATTGATGTTGATCAATAATGGCATAAGATACATACCGATGTGGATTGAGAGTATTAACAAAGTTTAGTTTGAACGCTTCAACAAGATAATCTTTTTTGTGAAGCTCTAAGTAGTTACTTGTTTTCTTACTCGCGTAGTTAGAACCAGTTTTATATGAAAGGCATCTCACCGTACTGCAGTGCGGCGGCGACAACGACGACGGTGAGAAAGCCCTGCACTGGAGCTACACATGAAGTAGAGCCTCGCGAGTTGAACGCTCGGTTGCTTACTGGACTTGAGCAAATCTAGCTCATCATGTTCGATCGATCCATTCGGCCTTGACATTTAAGGGGCCAGAAACTGCTCCCTGGAAATAATATCTATTATAGGGTTAACTTCATACAGTTTTTTGTAACCATATCGAATATCAAAtgtattcctacaaagttcaacttttcatatttatttctgcaaaaatcaaataatatttatatttgtttctttgttttgttatcatcataaatatgtcattctaaaattctaattgttaaaattatacgGAAATGTCATTTCAAAAATCTCCAACGATTATCTTCTTGTTGATTGTTATccaaccgtctctagagcaagtggcaaaggacttgttggttggtatccgagacccaagatcgaattctagttgattcacatttccaactaagtttattcctaaatgaaataaacgaagcgggtagcgtgctatctatctctctcaaaaaaaaaaaaaaaactccaacgATTATCTTCTTTATTTCTACCATCATAAGTGATATAATAGTGGTTAAAAGGCTAATTTGCATCATTCAATAACCGGGATTACATATTTTACctattgttaattatatttttttaacggattctaacagtAAAGATATACGtggaaatattaaaattttcacgGTAATAAAGATGAAAGGTTGAAAtttttaggaatatatatattattcaaacTGTATGTAATGTAAATAATCTATTATTATAAGAAGCACAAGAtacataaatataattattgtatGATTTTgtatagtttaaaaatattgtttttgtAACGATAAGTCTCTGCAGTAAAATGGAATGACAAGGACACACGTCAACGGTCGTGTCCAAACGGTCTCCGTCGATCTCAAGGACACGCCTGGAGATTCGCGCAACGTGGATGCATTTTTACGCTAACGTTGCCACGAAGGTACTGGGCGTCCGCATAGAATGACCCACGCGCATCTCTACAGCTGGCGGGGTGAAAGCGAAACCGAGAGAGGGCAAGTGAATGAACGGTGGATCTATGATGCCGCAGAGAAACTTGTATGCGTGGCATCTCCACTCCGTGATCGGCCGGCCCCCACGCACTCCGCGTGCGTCCCTCGCTCCTCGGAGAAACCGTTGCATGGAACAGGGTCTATAGACCGCGGTCCGCAAAAAGATATGTTTGCGGCAAATTACGATCCCTGGTCTATGGACCGCGGTTCACACAAAATTGTCACCACTCGTCGGCCTTTCCAACCTGGCGCGCATCACGATGCAATCACATAGGAAGCGGCGATATACAATATAaggtcgaaaaaaaaaaaaaatcttacactctctcttttatgttttgattattttataatttttaataattttctctttttattatttcctcTCCACGATCATGAACCCACGACCCCTCGATCTCCTCTATTCCCCGTAGCTCGTCGATACCCCGTTTAGGGTTCGAAGTTTTGGTCGCGCTTCTTATATGCCCGGATCGATTCATTTTTGGGCGTGAACCGTGGATTTGGGGTCGATTTTTCCTCTATTTAAGGTACTTTTTtgatgaattaaattaaaattttcgtCTCAGGAACCCTTCTGTTGTTGATTTcggttataaattttaattcttatttcaATTTGCATGTTAATCACTGTTGCTTGTAATCGTGAAGATATGTAGAATTGATCAGGAATTGATCGAGTTTGAGATCGggcttttttgttttctgataATCCGTGGCATTAATTTGATTTATGTATTTTGATTCATAGGGTTATTGGGCGAAATAATTGGTTGCTATAACCATGGATCGGAGTAGGTAGTTTTGTGCGTTTCTTTTTGAGGGTTTTGTAATAGATTTTGTTTAAATGGGGAAATTAGATGGAGAAGTCAATAAACAAAGAGAGGAAGTGGACTGCTCCGATTGCAGGATTCAGTCGACATTAGATGATGGAGATGATACTAAATCGCAAAGAGGCGATTCCTTTAACCTTAATTCTTTGCCATGCGTTGCCGCATCTAGAAAAGATGATTCCTTAGAGGATCCTGTTGTTGGTAGTAAAGAAGATTCTTTGGAGCTCATTGGAAATGAGAAGAGCTCAAATGGTGATGCTGCAAATGTAGTTAGAAGTGAAGAGTACACTGATGGTTCTGTATTTGGGAACAAAGATGGTTCTTTGAAGGTTTTGGGGGATGAAGAGCGGTCTGATTGCGCGGCTGTTGTCAAAAAAGATGAGCCCATTAAGATTTCTGAGGATTGGGAATGCACTAGTGGTGATGGTGTTGCGAGGAAAGATGATTGCGCGAAGGTATCTGGGAATGAAGAGAAAGGTGGGATTGCCATTGTGAAGAAAGATGATTCTATGGAGGCCACAAGTTGTTCCGCTGCTGCCACGCCAAACTGCGAGAATAATTCTGAGAAGAAGATCGGCGGTATTGCAGGTAGAATATCTGCAGTAAAGTCACCAATTCCCCGGTCGTCGAACTATCATGGGGTCACTAGGTGCGGCCAACGTGAGATAACACATCTCGTACTTTTCCTCTTTTTACATCATTCTTGGTTGTGTGATCATGTATTTGGGAAGAAGATAGCATGGGTATTTCTTTAAATAGTGGAGCTAAGCTGCTGCTGAGGACCTTGATTACAGTTTTTATGGAGTGAAGTATTGAGGAAACCTGTAACATCACAATTTGCAGGCATAGATGGAGTGGAAAATATGAAGCTCATTTGTGGGATAACACTTGCAGAGTAGAAGGGCGGAGACGCAAGGGAAAGCAAGGTAAGCATCTACATCTATTATTGCTTGTCAATTTGTACCGATATGTTTTCCTCATATTGATatattattagtagcaaaatccatGAAAAGTAAGGACGGCAATTTTTACCATGTTTACAAATTTCGCAAAGTTAGGTTTTCCCTACAACTTTCCGTTCCCAGATTATGATATGCCAAATTATAGCAAGCCACAGTCTTTCAAGTGATCCTCCTTGATAGAAAGGACTGGAGATGTGCTCCTACAACCTCTAATCAAACTTAGGTAGAAGTAGATGATCCATCGGATGTGCATTCTTGTACATTATTATCCAGAAGGAAATATGCAAATTAACAATCCTGAAGCCAGCAAAAAGATTTTCTGCTTGAGTCTTTCTTGATGAATGAACTTTTGCAAAGGCATTCCattcaaaaaaacaaagagcTTTTCCAAAGGCATTAAATATGCATCtgatatttgtttttattttaagctgttttatatattttgtttgtcACCCGCTTTATTTAGTTACAGTCAGTTCTCACTAACTGCTCTTGTTGCTTTGGCGCTCTCCCTTGGTGATGCTTCAGTTTATTTAGGTAAGTTCTTCAAATCGAAAGTTGGCTCAGTTAATATTGTGAGTGTTGGTAATGATCTCATACATACATGATTTCATGTTTTTGCCCCCAGGAAGTTATGACACAGAGGAAAAAGCTGCAAGGGCCTATGATC includes the following:
- the LOC109711368 gene encoding transcription factor ILI5-like isoform X2, which encodes MSSRRSTRITEEEISELISKLQSLLPEGRRRGNSRASATKLLKETCNYIKSLHREVDDLSDRLSDLMAGMDNDSAQAEIIRSLLRS
- the LOC109711368 gene encoding transcription factor ILI5-like isoform X1 is translated as MSSRRSTRITEEEISELISKLQSLLPEGRRRGNSRMQASATKLLKETCNYIKSLHREVDDLSDRLSDLMAGMDNDSAQAEIIRSLLRS
- the LOC109711366 gene encoding AP2-like ethylene-responsive transcription factor AIL7 isoform X3, translating into MGKLDGEVNKQREEVDCSDCRIQSTLDDGDDTKSQRGDSFNLNSLPCVAASRKDDSLEDPVVGSKEDSLELIGNEKSSNGDAANVVRSEEYTDGSVFGNKDGSLKVLGDEERSDCAAVVKKDEPIKISEDWECTSGDGVARKDDCAKVSGNEEKGGIAIVKKDDSMEATSCSAAATPNCENNSEKKIGGIAGRISAVKSPIPRSSNYHGVTRHRWSGKYEAHLWDNTCRVEGRRRKGKQVYLGSYDTEEKAARAYDLAALKYWGASTKLNFPVSEYEKELEDVKDMTREECVAYLRRRSSCFSRGASIYRGVTRRQKDGRWQARIGLVADTRDIYLGTFKCFVSHQKQRKKQRRHMILPPSSYAGEML
- the LOC109711366 gene encoding AP2-like ethylene-responsive transcription factor AIL7 isoform X4 translates to MGKLDGEVNKQREEVDCSDCRIQSTLDDGDDTKSQRGDSFNLNSLPCVAASRKDDSLEDPVVGSKEDSLELIGNEKSSNGDAANVVRSEEYTDGSVFGNKDGSLKVLGDEERSDCAAVVKKDEPIKISEDWECTSGDGVARKDDCAKVSGNEEKGGIAIVKKDDSMEATSCSAAATPNCENNSEKKIGGIAGRISAVKSPIPRSSNYHGVTRHRWSGKYEAHLWDNTCRVEGRRRKGKQVYLGSYDTEEKAARAYDLAALKYWGASTKLNFPVSEYEKELEDVKDMTREECVAYLRRRSSCFSRGASIYRGVTRQKDGRWQARIGLVADTRDIYLGTFKCFVSHQKQRKKQRRHMILPPSSYAGEML
- the LOC109711366 gene encoding AP2-like ethylene-responsive transcription factor AIL7 isoform X1 yields the protein MGKLDGEVNKQREEVDCSDCRIQSTLDDGDDTKSQRGDSFNLNSLPCVAASRKDDSLEDPVVGSKEDSLELIGNEKSSNGDAANVVRSEEYTDGSVFGNKDGSLKVLGDEERSDCAAVVKKDEPIKISEDWECTSGDGVARKDDCAKVSGNEEKGGIAIVKKDDSMEATSCSAAATPNCENNSEKKIGGIAGRISAVKSPIPRSSNYHGVTRHRWSGKYEAHLWDNTCRVEGRRRKGKQVYLGSYDTEEKAARAYDLAALKYWGASTKLNFPVSEYEKELEDVKDMTREECVAYLRRRSSCFSRGASIYRGVTRRQKDGRWQARIGLVADTRDIYLGTFKTEEEAAEAYDIAAVELRGRNAVTNFDIGNYIDRGPKRVEEAGVQQL
- the LOC109711366 gene encoding AP2-like ethylene-responsive transcription factor AIL7 isoform X2; translated protein: MGKLDGEVNKQREEVDCSDCRIQSTLDDGDDTKSQRGDSFNLNSLPCVAASRKDDSLEDPVVGSKEDSLELIGNEKSSNGDAANVVRSEEYTDGSVFGNKDGSLKVLGDEERSDCAAVVKKDEPIKISEDWECTSGDGVARKDDCAKVSGNEEKGGIAIVKKDDSMEATSCSAAATPNCENNSEKKIGGIAGRISAVKSPIPRSSNYHGVTRHRWSGKYEAHLWDNTCRVEGRRRKGKQVYLGSYDTEEKAARAYDLAALKYWGASTKLNFPVSEYEKELEDVKDMTREECVAYLRRRSSCFSRGASIYRGVTRQKDGRWQARIGLVADTRDIYLGTFKTEEEAAEAYDIAAVELRGRNAVTNFDIGNYIDRGPKRVEEAGVQQL